The genomic stretch TTAAAAAAGTTTATGCTCTACCATATCATTATCACATAAAAAGTTCAAAATCTTAAGACATCTGTAATAGAGGTTTATAGCATGAGATTTATACTATAAACTCTTCGTTATAAACCTCACCCCCCATTATATGGGTggggtttataatttttttttataaaccggTCCCAAAATCTTGGGATCGGGTTTATAAAAAAGTTGTAAAGAAAATTTATATTTTCTCTCTTGACTCCACTGCATGTATTTTGCATGTCCATTGCATGTCAGAGTGTAGAGAAGTTTATGGTAGTGGGGaggagtttttaaaagaaatgagatttttaatttttgacacGGCAGTGAGGTGGCAGAACATAAACTTCTTCAAGAGGTTTATGACTACGGATGCccttacttcttttaaaaatcactctatattatcataaaacctctctcttttaaaaactccacttcttttaaaattttctctctaTCCTCtctctactattttttttttataaacttggtCCTAAGATTTTGATATAggtttctaaaaaaatatataaacctCACCTATGTAGTAGGGAGGGGTTTATATTGAGAGATTTATAGCATAAATGACATGCTATAAACCTTCCACTATATATGCCCTTAGAGTATCTACATCGCTGCTAATATTTCAACGTTAATATCTACATGGTACTGTACACGTTAAAGGAATTGAACgttgttaatatatatatatatataatattatattgCTATTAACGCATCGTTCTAGATGTACTgtgttatattttaaaattaaaaatcaaataaaataggtaaataataaataatgagtgtattttttttaagtaataatattatttcttTACATACTTTTCCAACCATTTaagcttgtattttattttatattattttatttttatttaatttgaattaaattaaaaaaattataaccgTTAATTAACtgctattattaaaaataataataataattttaatatttttaaatttatttaagatgatataattttaagatgattgaATGAACTGTGAGACTCATGAATAATGAGTATTAACGTTAAAAGTAATGTGGGTAAAAGAGATATGTTATTATAACGAGTATGTGGTAGTGGACCATATATTTTTGGATGAGATGATGAGTGTTATAACATAGATTCATTAAAGTATTCACATCGTTGTTAATATTTCAACGTAGATATTATCTACGTGGATGTACTGTAGATGCACTGTAGTATTTAATGCATTAAAAGAATTGAACGCTATTAAAGGCCTAActattgaatatatatatatatatatatataatattatattactattatatatatatatatatataatattatattacTATTAACGCATCACGTTAATAACGTTGTAGATATGCTCTAATATTCCAAttgtaattaattatattaaacagaaaaggaattttatttattatttttaataattctgTACTTTCTTTGAGCTCCTTAGGAAGTAAGAGGTTCACTCAACGCTAGTTGAATATCGAAATTATTCGAAGAGAAACAAAAGATACTGGTGACCCTAGGAATATGAATTTGCTAAActgatataaaaataataaaatgaaaagtTTTTCGagtcattttcattttcaatatgaACTACTAGAATCATTGATAATTGTTTTAGATTAAAGCATAGTAAAAGTAGTGATGTCAAGTTCATCAACATGCCAGCGACAATCTAAAACCACTCTAATGCTACACTCCTAATCAAGCATTAACTAAATTGGAATCTCGACCACAACCGATAACATCATCGGGCTTCACTTCCTCTTCTTGGCCGGCGGCTGCGAAAGGTCATcctcttcgtcttcttcctcgtcctcttcatcctcatcctcttcttcatcctcatcaCCATCATCGTCGTCGTCATCATCGTCGCCATTGTCATCCTCCTCTTCGTTTCCACCTTCGCCATTGGCCTCCGGGTTATCATTTTCATCCCCAGAAGGATCATCTTCAGCCCCGTCGTCATCTTCCTGGTCTTCATCTTGTTCGTTGTCATCCTCATCATCCTCTTCGTCCTCATCTGAATCACCATCATCCTTGTTCTCTGGCACAGCTTCATCCTTGCTCTTTCGAAGTATCCTTCAAAGAAATGAAACAAAGATTATTCACTGCTACCGTATCAGGATCACAACTGCTTTGAGGTTAATTAAGGTAACAGTATTACCTGTAAATTGCATCAGGACCTTCAACAAGTGAAGCAGTTTGACTTGATGAAGAGACCATCTGAAACAAGTAAAATGATGTCAAAGGATTCCATTTATTAGTGAAGGTGTGTATCAAATGGTCCGCGTAAATAGAAAGAAAGCATTGTTAAGCATCGCTACAACAAAGTTGGAAGATTCTTGCCCTACGAATACTTGATCTCCCATATGcattaaataaatcaaaatacaaaacaaTCCCCAAGATATTGTGTGAACAATTGAGTGCATCAAGTAAGTGATATAGGCAGGTTACGAAAAACAAAGATTAAATGAATACAAAAAGGAATTATGCAAAAGAATTTAAGTGGAAATGAAGAAATTGAGTTTGAGAGAATCTAAGAAACCAAGCTAATAACAGTAAACATAAACGGCTTTTTCGTTCTTTTCTAATGTTTGACAAACATAAACTAGATCATAAATATTGATAGCTTGGTGACAAAGCACACACATCAAATGGATCAAGTAGCAATTTAGGATACCGGTAGATGAGTAAAAAGGATAAACATCACAAACATGATGCTTGGGATTGAGTAAAATCATACTAATTACAGCTTCGCTGCAGGAGTTAAATTCCACGATCTAATATCTTAATCAAGTAGACAAAAAAAATCTCACACTAGCTTAATCTTTTGTGATCCTAGCCTTTATTGTTGCATTGGTAATTTATTATTTTAGCCCAACAGAATGCTCTTTTTTCCTTTATTAGCTCATTTTCCGTTTGTTCTTGCTTTATTTATTAGAACTTGCCCTTTTTGTCTCCTGACAAGTTGGCCATTAAACACCCAAGAAATACCCTTGAAACTTGCCACGATAAATC from Zingiber officinale cultivar Zhangliang chromosome 5B, Zo_v1.1, whole genome shotgun sequence encodes the following:
- the LOC121986354 gene encoding glutamic acid-rich protein-like → MEVMCRSQSGGAAFCSIMELCVAEIALAVEKTLLSLLLAMVSSSSQTASLVEGPDAIYRILRKSKDEAVPENKDDGDSDEDEEDDEDDNEQDEDQEDDDGAEDDPSGDENDNPEANGEGGNEEEDDNGDDDDDDDDGDEDEEEDEDEEDEEEDEEDDLSQPPAKKRK